ACGCCTGCATGCAACCATTGCTGTGGATCCACAGGAATGGACGCTCGAAAGCCGGAACCTCATTTCACTTGGCACCCAATCGCCGGCTCGCTACCGCTCCCGACTTCGCGTAGTCACTCCCGATCTCTCCGCCAAGATGAAGCTGAGTATCCGCGCCTTCGATGAGTTGTATGTCGATCTCGAGCACTTTCAGATAATTCGCAACAACGTGGCTGCGGGCTTCGGGCTCGAGCTCGGGCGCCGAAGCACGGTGGAGTTCTACCATGTGTGGTCTGGTGAGAGCACCGGCGATTCCTCTAACTATGTGCTCGCCATTTTCACGCTGCGCACGACCCGGTAGAAGCGCAAGCGACCTTCAGCCTGGAAGGGAGCGCGCCCGAAAATCCTGCGGCGAAATGCCAAACGCGTGCTTGAACGAGCGGCTCAGATGTGAGGCGTCGCTGAATCGACGTTGCCTATGCGGAGGACGTGTCCGAGTCGCGTCGGAGGGCGGAACTTTCGTGAGTGTCCGGAATGAACCGTCACCCATCAATCCGAATGAGCAGTTCAGCCCGTAAAGATCCTGAGCAAGTGCCTGCCGTACTTACCCGACTCCGTCCCGCTCATCACCACGACGGTGTAAACGAAAACCAACCCGCCCAAGGACAGCGCCGTCCACGCCGGCCATTTCAGGTTGCGGGGCAGAGAGATGTGCTTGTGTTTGTTGCGGATGAAAAACTCCGCCACCAGCATGTTCGGCACGAAGAACAGGTACAGGATGGCGTAGTCGAACATGCCGGGGGCCAGATCGGAATCGCTGACGCCGATGCCGCCGGTCAGATCGATCCAGGCGCGAATCTCCAGATCGAAAATCCATGAACCGAGCACCATTGCGAACAGGCGGATCGCCCACGCGCGATGTTGGTCGATGCGCCGGGCGCGCGCGTGCCAGTAGGCCATCACCGCGCTCAGCATCATGATCGCGCCCCAGATGCCGAACGCGATGGACGCGGACCGGTTGAACGCGCCGTGGGTGAGGATGTACGACATGCCGCCGACGCCCGCAAGAAAGCCGGCGCTCACGTACACACGGCCGGTCCAGCGGTGCACGGCGCGGTGGCGGACACGAATGCGCGCCGAGAAAAGGATGGGCCACGCCAGCACCAGGATGGTCCCCATCAGGAAGTGCGCGCCGATGCCAATGTTGGCGATCCAGTCCGCGGCGCTTCGCATCGGCAGGCCGGATATCAGGTCCCGCCACTGGTCGAAATTCTTGAAGGTCGCGCCGGTCCCGCGCAGCACAACATAAGTGCCGAAAATTGCCAGGCCGGCGAAGGCGGTGAAATAGAACATCCGGCCCGTCCAGCGGAACAGGCGATCTTCGGGGATTGCGTTCATGGTGTTGCGTTCTCCATCGCCAGCTTTCCGCAGCCGCGCACGGGAATCTGGAGGAAAGACGCAGGCAAACCTCAGGGTTTGTGAGGAAAAGCTCAGGGGACGTTTGTCCGGCCGCGGCGACCATGTACATATACTTGCAACCTCATGCCGCAGCCCGGACCGGAACGCCTTGCCTTCGACGACGTGGTCATCGACTTCGTCGCCCACCGGCTGACGCGCGGCGGCGTCGAACAGCTGCTGGAACCCAAGGCCTTCGCGGTGCTCGCGCTGCTGGTGGGCGCGCCCGGCAAGGTGTTCACGCGCGAAGAAATTCTCGACGCGATCTGGGGCCACCAGCACGTCACGCCCAGCGTGCTGAACCGGATCATGAGCCTGCTGCGGCAGGCGCTAGGTGAGGACGCGCAGAATCCCCGCGTCCTGCATACGGTGCACGGTGTGGGCTACCGCTTCGAGCTGCCCACGACCGCAGCCGTGGCGAGTCCGCCGCCATCGCCGCCGATGCCGCGCTGGCTCTGGCCCGCTGTCATCGTCGCGGCCGTGCTGTTGTCGATTGCGGGTGCTATCTGGCTGCGCAGCCATGCAGGCGCACCGACCTCCATGCCGGTCGGCGCGGCTGCCAGCCGGACACTCCCATCATTGGCGGTGTTGCCATTCGTCGATCTTTCACAGGCGCACGACCAGGAATATCTGGCCGACGGCCTGGCGGAAGAAATCCTCAACCAGTTGGCGCAGGTTCCCGCGCTGCGGGTGGTGGGCCGCTCCTCCAGCTTCTCTTTCAGGGGAAAGAACGAGGACCTGCGTCTCATCGGCAAGCAGTTAGGCGTGGCTCACCTGCTGGAAGGCAGCGTGCGCAAGGCAGGGTCGGCGACCAAGTTGTCGATGAGCAGCAGCGGCGCCCGCTCGCGCCCGATTCTGAGTTTGTGGAACTGGAAGTCCGGATGAAGTGCGAGCGCCATGAGAATCGGGAGCTTTCAGACAAGCGCTGAAGAAAAAAGCACCCGCCAACTTCCCTGTCGACGGGTGCTCTTGATCGACCTGCTGACCGGAGTCCGTTTGAAGTAGTGCGACGAGGCTCCGATGTCTTTCTTCTGAATAAGGCCGGCCGGCCAGGCTCATGCCCCGTGATGTCGGCACGTAATCTCTCGCCGGTTATCGTATTTAACTAGTTAGATTCAATCGTACCCGGAATTCACGGCAGTGCGCGTGATGTGGCGATACGATAACAGCGGCGTCGCCGGTTCCCAACTGAATACGTATGCGGCCGGAAGAAAACGGCTACGCAATATTCACGTGACTCGTCACATCAAACTACTCATCCTGAACGTTATTGAGCGTTGCGTGAGTGCATTTGGCAGAAAAAAAGCCCCGCTGACAGAGGGGGCTCCAACGGCGGGGCTTTGCGAACCCTGCTTCGTAGCCGAAAGGTTCGTTGGACACAGCCTATGCGCGCCGCGCTCGTGGCAACAACGGGCCGCATACGTATTCGACAGCCGAATACGTATGTCCCGAGGTATCGTCGGCGCGTCGAAAGTTTATTTTCACTTCATGCATGAGTTTCGCATTCGAAGAACTTCCGCAATCGCCGCAGTCACCGTCGTACGCCTGCGATGCAAATGCCTGGTGGCTTGGCGCGACCGTCCAGCAAGTGCACTTGCGAAGTTTTCTCGACGCCGCTGGCGATGGAATCGGGGTTCTCCCAAGGACCGTTGCCCGGCTCGACTACATTTCGAGCCTTGGTGTCGATGCGGCGTGGATCTCGCCGTTCTTCAGATCTCCCATGGCGGATTTCGGCTATGACATCGCCGATTTCAGGCTGTCGATTCGATTTGTGGATCTCTCGTGGATTTCGATCGCCTGGTCCCGCGGACGGATGGTTTATTCGAAGGCGGACTGGTGCGTCTCGGCCGATGCGCGCGACAAGGACTCGGTGGCTTTCTTCGAATTCGATGATCGTTAGAAAACTTCACTGCAAAACGCGGCTTGATCATGAGGGTGCCGTATCGGGTGGGGAGTGCGCACCGCGCATTACAGTTCATGGGTGTTAGGCCGACATCGATCGACATTGCAATTCTGGCCGGTGTCAGCCAGCCGACGGTTTCGCGCGCACTCAGCGGCCACCCGGAGGTCAACGAACTCACTCGCAAGCGAATCGAGAAGATCGCGCGCGATCTCAATTATCGAATTGACAAGAACGCTTCCAACTTGCGTTTGCAGCTGACCAACACAATTGCGGTACTTTTCTTCCAGGATCCAGCCGCCGACAATCCGCAGATCAACCCGCTTTTTCTGGCGATGCTGGAGTCGATTACTAAGGCTTCCGCCAGCGAGGGTTACGACCTGCTGATCTCCTTCCAGCAGTTTCCCGAAGACTCAACTCAGGACTTCGAATGCACTCGCAAGGCAGATGGAGTGATCCTGCTCGGTTATGGCGACTACGGAAACTACCAACCTCGATTGAGGAAATTGGTCGAGGCAGGAGCGAACTTTGTTCGCTGGGGCCCGATTCTGGAGAATGAACCCGTGATCTCCATCGGCTCGGACAATCTTCAGGGAGGTTACGAAGTCACCCGCCACCTGCTGGCGCGGGGGCGGCGGCGCATGGCCTTCCTCGGACACGTTACCCATCATTATCCGGAATATTTCGATCGCTATCGTGGGTACGAGCGCGCGCTGACGGAGGCTCGCCTGCCGGCGCTATCTGCTCTGCAAGTCGACGCGATTGCGACCGAAGAGGCAGGCTTCCTGGCTGCCAAATCGCTGATGAAAAGACGAATCGAGTTCGATGCCATCGTCGCCGCGAGCGATCTCATTGCGATCGGCGCACTGCGGGCGATCCAGGCCAGCGGACTTGACGTACCTCGCGATGTGTCGATCGTCGGATTCGACGACATGCCGGCGGCGCGCCTTACAAATCCGCCGCTGACCACGGTACTTCAAGACACGCGTCGTGGAGGCGAACTTCTCGTCGAGACGCTGCTTGGCAAGATTCTGGGAAAACCTGTAGTTAGTTCCGTTGTTCCTACACGCGTAGTGGTGCGAAAATCGGGTTAGGCAGGTTGAGAGATCGTTGTTCCACCATCAACGATCGCCATCGCGCCGCAATCGATCGGCCGACAACGCGGCTGGCGTGAATCGCACCTCGGCGATCGCGCCCTTGAACCACGACACGCGATTCTGCCGCACGCCGATGGAACTGCGTCCCGTCGTCATCGGCGTGAACTCCACGTCACCCGCGAGCTCGAGCTCACCGTTCACGTAGTGGGACATCTTCGATCCGTCGTAGACCAGCGCGACCCAGAACCAGCGATCTGTCGGATGCAGCTTCGTCCGGTCGAGCAAGGTGAGTTTGTGCTCGGCATCCTGAAACAGGAATGTATCGAGCGACCATAATCCGTCGCGCACCCGGGTCTCCATCAGCACGCGATGTTTCAGATCGTCCTCGAGATGCAGGAAGCGCTGCTCTTCGCTCCCGGAGCCGTCGGGTTTGAAGCGAACTTCGATCGTGAACGCCCGCCAGCCGGCGACGGGAATGGCGGGGACGAAGACGGCGTCACCTTTGCCGTCAAAAACAATGGCGGCATCGGTGCCAGCGCCGCCAACGGTGGGGGTGCCGACCACTTCAGTGGCATGACCGCCCACTCGAGTGA
This sequence is a window from Pseudomonadota bacterium. Protein-coding genes within it:
- a CDS encoding LamG domain-containing protein, whose protein sequence is MLADDGKSTVWLLRDVTRVGGHATEVVGTPTVGGAGTDAAIVFDGKGDAVFVPAIPVAGWRAFTIEVRFKPDGSGSEEQRFLHLEDDLKHRVLMETRVRDGLWSLDTFLFQDAEHKLTLLDRTKLHPTDRWFWVALVYDGSKMSHYVNGELELAGDVEFTPMTTGRSSIGVRQNRVSWFKGAIAEVRFTPAALSADRLRRDGDR
- a CDS encoding substrate-binding domain-containing protein; this encodes MGVRPTSIDIAILAGVSQPTVSRALSGHPEVNELTRKRIEKIARDLNYRIDKNASNLRLQLTNTIAVLFFQDPAADNPQINPLFLAMLESITKASASEGYDLLISFQQFPEDSTQDFECTRKADGVILLGYGDYGNYQPRLRKLVEAGANFVRWGPILENEPVISIGSDNLQGGYEVTRHLLARGRRRMAFLGHVTHHYPEYFDRYRGYERALTEARLPALSALQVDAIATEEAGFLAAKSLMKRRIEFDAIVAASDLIAIGALRAIQASGLDVPRDVSIVGFDDMPAARLTNPPLTTVLQDTRRGGELLVETLLGKILGKPVVSSVVPTRVVVRKSG
- a CDS encoding winged helix-turn-helix domain-containing protein, which produces MPQPGPERLAFDDVVIDFVAHRLTRGGVEQLLEPKAFAVLALLVGAPGKVFTREEILDAIWGHQHVTPSVLNRIMSLLRQALGEDAQNPRVLHTVHGVGYRFELPTTAAVASPPPSPPMPRWLWPAVIVAAVLLSIAGAIWLRSHAGAPTSMPVGAAASRTLPSLAVLPFVDLSQAHDQEYLADGLAEEILNQLAQVPALRVVGRSSSFSFRGKNEDLRLIGKQLGVAHLLEGSVRKAGSATKLSMSSSGARSRPILSLWNWKSG
- a CDS encoding DUF2306 domain-containing protein; amino-acid sequence: MGDEVDDHVVEGKAFRSGLRHEVASICTWSPRPDKRPLSFSSQTLRFACVFPPDSRARLRKAGDGERNTMNAIPEDRLFRWTGRMFYFTAFAGLAIFGTYVVLRGTGATFKNFDQWRDLISGLPMRSAADWIANIGIGAHFLMGTILVLAWPILFSARIRVRHRAVHRWTGRVYVSAGFLAGVGGMSYILTHGAFNRSASIAFGIWGAIMMLSAVMAYWHARARRIDQHRAWAIRLFAMVLGSWIFDLEIRAWIDLTGGIGVSDSDLAPGMFDYAILYLFFVPNMLVAEFFIRNKHKHISLPRNLKWPAWTALSLGGLVFVYTVVVMSGTESGKYGRHLLRIFTG